In the genome of Zygosaccharomyces rouxii strain CBS732 chromosome G complete sequence, the window TCCTCTCGTCCTTTTACTCCGAACACAAATAGAATCTTGAAAAAACCCCTTACTTCTTTATAAGAAGTGTTGAAAAGATGTAAAACCAAAAACTGAGTCAACTCTATTTCCCCCACAATTAATTCGAAGAGGAGGGACCATTATCAGAAATCAATTGCGAAggttttgatgaattagcAGGATAGGGataattctttttcattGATATACGATTACACTGACGAGTTTAAACCAAAATTTACTCTCATTCCACTGTTCCCTCCACACTTAATTCTGTCTGAACAATTAAAGGATGGCATTCTATACAGTATCCAACGTTGAAAACCTGAGGGTTTGTGTCGTCATGGTTGGTCTTCCCGCTAGGGGTAAGTCCTTTATTGCTCAAAAGATCGTGAGGTATCTATCCTGGCTTTCCATTAAGGCGAAATGTTTTAATGTAGGTAATTACCGTCGCCAATCTGGAAGTGGACACCCGAATGCagaattttttgatttcaaCAATACAGAGGCATTTGGAATTAGGCAAAAAGCTGCTGAACAAGCTGTTGCTGATATGATGGCATGGtatgaaagagaaaatggTGTAGTGGCGATCCTTGATGGTACCAATActacaagagaaagaagagattGGATCTTAAAGATTTGTAGGGAGCATGCCATTGAGCCAATGTTTTTAGAAAGTTGGTCTGATGACATGGACATGGTCCTAAGAAATATTAGCGATGTAAAAAAATCATCTCCCGATTACGAAGGTATCGATCCTGAAGTGGCTACCAACGATTTCCTAAAGAGAATTTCGAAGTATGAAAAAGTTTACGAACCATTAGATCACGAGCTGGATAAAAATCTAACGTACGTGAAGTTGATCAATGTGGCTCAGGAGGTGATCATTAATAGAATTCAAACCTATCTAGAGAGTCGTGTTGTTTTCTATGTGATGAACTTACACATTCGTCCTCGTTGCATATGGTTATCGCGCCATGGTGAGTCTCTCTATAACGtagagaaaaaaattggtggtgattcTTGGCTTTCTGAAAGAGGATTTAGGTACAGCTATAAATTACCTGACTTGGTTAAGCAAAGTGCAGGTGATGCTGATCTAACGGTTTGGACATCTACTTTAATCAGAACTCAACAGACTGCTCAAGAATTACCTTACAAACAATTGCATTGGAAAGCGTTAGACGAATTAGATGCAGGTGTATGCGATGGTATGACttatgaagaaattgaagagaagTACCCTGGTGATTTCAAAGCTAGAGATGAAAACAAATACGAGTACAGATACCCTGGTGGTGAATCTTACCGTGATGTGGTGATTAGGCTAGAGCCTATCATCATGGAATTAGAACGTCAAGAAAACATTTTGATAGTAACACATCAGGCAGTACTACGGTGCATTTACGCATATTTCATGAATGTTCCTCAGGAGGAATCTCCATGGATGTCAATTCCGCTACACACTTTGATTAAATTGGAACCAAAGGCATACGGTACTAAAGTGACGAGAATTAAAGCTGACGTTCCCGCTGTCAGTACTTACAAGGAAAAGGGTA includes:
- the FBP26 gene encoding fructose-2,6-bisphosphatase (highly similar to uniprot|P32604 Saccharomyces cerevisiae YJL155C FBP26 Fructose-2 6-bisphosphatase required for glucose metabolism); the encoded protein is MAFYTVSNVENLRVCVVMVGLPARGKSFIAQKIVRYLSWLSIKAKCFNVGNYRRQSGSGHPNAEFFDFNNTEAFGIRQKAAEQAVADMMAWYERENGVVAILDGTNTTRERRDWILKICREHAIEPMFLESWSDDMDMVLRNISDVKKSSPDYEGIDPEVATNDFLKRISKYEKVYEPLDHELDKNLTYVKLINVAQEVIINRIQTYLESRVVFYVMNLHIRPRCIWLSRHGESLYNVEKKIGGDSWLSERGFRYSYKLPDLVKQSAGDADLTVWTSTLIRTQQTAQELPYKQLHWKALDELDAGVCDGMTYEEIEEKYPGDFKARDENKYEYRYPGGESYRDVVIRLEPIIMELERQENILIVTHQAVLRCIYAYFMNVPQEESPWMSIPLHTLIKLEPKAYGTKVTRIKADVPAVSTYKEKGTSQVGESTQDGTKFRNILLNLPESSK